The following proteins are encoded in a genomic region of Clupea harengus unplaced genomic scaffold, Ch_v2.0.2, whole genome shotgun sequence:
- the LOC122129493 gene encoding 39S ribosomal protein L41, mitochondrial-like: MGLLSTLTRGLIRGADRMSAFTSKRGPKSNYKGRGARPAGRLTCSGKFVPVREMIPEFVVPSLQGFNLKPYVSYRAPGGTEPALTTEMLFNQTVAPHIKRDIEEGTFDKNNLEKYGLDPEQKGKLFKLHPKNFVR; the protein is encoded by the coding sequence ATGGGGTTGTTGTCAACACTGACGCGTGGGCTGATCAGGGGCGCCGACCGAATGTCTGCGTTCACTAGCAAGCGCGGCCCGAAGTCCAACTACAAAGGGAGAGGAGCAAGACCAGCGGGCCGCCTGACCTGCAGTGGGAAGTTTGTTCCCGTGAGGGAGATGATTCCGGAGTTTGTCGTGCCCTCTCTGCAGGGGTTTAACCTCAAGCCGTACGTGTCGTACCGCGCCCCTGGAGGAACGGAGCCCGCCCTCACCACGGAGATGTTATTCAACCAGACTGTAGCCCCACACATTAAAAGGGACATCGAAGAAGGCACGTTTGATAAGAACAACCTGGAGAAATATGGCCTTGACCCTGAACAAAAGGGGAAACTATTCAAACTGCATCCCAAAAACTTTGTTCGCTAA